Genomic segment of Rhodocaloribacter litoris:
TCCCCGAGCCGCCCCGCACCCCCGGCCGGGACAGGCTCTTCGTCCCACCCGCCCCCACCGCTTCGACCGACGCCGGGGGGACCGACCGCGTCGCCGCACGGCTCGACCGGCTGGAAGAACGCCTGGCCGCCTTCGAACACCGGCTCGGCAACGCCCTCATAGGCATGAGCCAGCCCTGGATGGGCCTGCCGGTCTACGGGCGCCTGCTGGCCGCCGGCCTGCGCACCCGTACCCTCACCCGCCTCTTCGAGCGGCTCAGCCGGGACGGATTCGGGCCGGACGAAGACCCCGCCCGGCTGCAATGGGCCGTGGCTCACCGGCTGCGGGAGATGCTGAACGTCCCCAGCCCCCGAACGTGCGACGGGACGCAGCTCTTCATCGGTCCCAGCGGCGCCGGCAAAACGGCCCTGCAGATCAAACTGGCCAAAAACCCCCGCTTCCTGGGCCGGCACCAGACCTCCGTCATCGTGATCCGGCCCGAGGAAGAAACGGACCTCTGCTACCAGAACCCCGTCGAACTCTACCGGCGTTTCGACCTGCCCACGCAGACGGTCGCCTCGCCGGCGGAGATGGAAGCCGCCATGGAGCGGGCACGGCGGTTTGCCTACGTCCTGATCGACACGCCGCCGATGCCGCTCCGGCTCCCCGAAGCACGGCGGTTCCTGGAACGGCTCATCCACATCACCGCCCCGATCACCCCGCTGCAGGTTCACCTGGTCCTGAACGCCGCCGGCCTCCTCGACGGCTTCACCCCGGACTTCCTGGGGCGCCTGCCGCTGCACCCGGACACGCTCGCCCTCACCCACCTGGACGAGGCCGGCACGCTCGGCCATGTGGCCGAATGCCTGATGGCCCTCCAGCTGCCGGTCCAGTTCACCACGGACGGCCCCGGTGCCCTCGACCATATCCGTAGCTACTCCGCCACCTGGTTCGTCGAGGAGCTACTGGGCCTCCGCATCGTCGAGCGGGACACCGCGCCGGCGGCCTGGTCGCTGCTCTGAGCAACGTTTGCCCTCCCCAACGCATCCGTTTTCCCCTTCCGTATGAAACGACGCCCAATGATCCTGGCCTTCGTCAGCGGCAAAGGCGGTGTCGGCAAAAGCGTTCTGGCCGTCAACCTGGCCGAGACGCTGTGCCGGCAGGGCCACCGCGTCGCCCTCCTCGACGTCGACCTGGGGCAGGGGGCCTGCGCCGTGCTGCTCAACGAAACCCCCGTGGCGAGCGTGCTGGACGCCGTGCGAGGCAAGGCCCGGCTCATCGAGACGCTCCACGAAACCACGGGCGGCTTCACGCTGGTGCAGGCCGTGGCCGAAGCCGCCGGCGCCGACGGGCTCGAACACAAGCTCTTCCGGGAGCTCGACACCCTCCTGGGCGACCTCCGGCGCACACACGACGTCATCCTGCTCGACGCGCCGGCCGGCGTCGACGGCGCCGTGCGCTGGGCCCTGGACCGCGCCGACCTGGGCCTGCTCGTACTCGTGGGCGAGCCCACGGCCATCGCCGACGCCTACCGCCTGGCCAAGTTCGTCTGGCAGAACGACCCCGCCTACCCGCTGGGGGCCCTCGTCAACTACGCCGAAGACGAGGCGGACGCCCGCAGCGTGGCCGAGCGCTTCTCCCGGATCACGGCCCACTTCACCGGACAGGAAACATTGTACTTCGGCTGGGTACCTTTTTCCGCGCACATCCGCCGCTCGGTCCGTGAACAGTGCCCCGCCGTCCGCACGTTTTCGCCGGTCGCCAGGGTCTTCGACCGCCTGGGCCGCGCCCTCACCGCGGGCCGTCCGGTGCCGCTCGAGGCGCCCGCCTCCTGAAGAAACCGCCGTCTTTGCCGCCGCCGGCCCGCCTTCCCTCCCCGCCGTGCCCGAACCATCCTCCCGCCCGCCCCGGCCCGCACCTGCACGCGGCCCGCGCCGCCCGCACGGAGAGCCTTTCGCGTGGCATAATCCTTGCGGCCCTGCCGGTTGTCCCGATGCATCCCGTCGTTCCAAAAGTCTCTGATCGTCTTTCTTCGTTGCCGATGCGTGCCCTCTACACACAGTTCAGCGGTCTGGTCGGTCTGCTCACGTTCCTGAACCAGTTGATGCAGGAGGCCCCGCTGGAAAAGACCGTGTACGTGGGCCTGTGTGCCGGTCTGACCGTCTACGTGGTGCTCATTCTCGGGGACGTGGCGATTCACCGGATCCTGGAAAGCGCAGCCGGCCTGCAACAGGCCTCGCAGGCGGCGTCCGGAGACGCCGCGGGACAGCCGGACGACCGCGCCCCCTCGTCCCGGCCCGCGCGATCGAAGGCCCCGGATGCCCCCCCGGTGGCCCGCTCCGAAGACCGTCAAAACAAAGATGCCCAGACCGTTTGACCCCGGCCCAGCTGGCTAAAACCGGGCTTATAATTTTCCTGTGTTCCCATGGCTCAAGACCTACAAGCCCACGCTGTACGATACGCGCGAGAGCCCAACGAAGCCAACCGCGAAGCCGTGGTGCTTGCCGCCATCCCGCTGGTGCGCTCGGTGGTCGGCCGCCTCAGCATTCCCGACCATCCCCTGGCCACCCGGGAAGACCTGGAAAACGTCGGCATCCTGGGGCTGCTGCAGGCCCTGGAAGGCTATGATCCCGAGCGGGGTACGCCGTTCGTCTCCTACGCCTACGGCCGCATCCGCGGCGCCCTGGTAGACTACCTCCGCTCCATCGATGCCCTGCCCCGGGAACGGCGCCGGAAGCTGGCCGAAGCCCACCAGGCCCTCGACACGCTCCGCCAGGTCCTCGGCGCCGAACCCAGCGACCAGGACGTGGCCGACTACCTGGGCATCTCGCTCGTCGAATACCACACCCTGCTGCGCGATGCGCAGTGCCGCTTCTCGCTCTCGCTCCATTCCCCCGTCGACGTCGACGGCGAACAGATCGTCCTCGAAACCATCCCGAACGAGGACACCTTCCAGGCCTTCGAACAGATCGACCGTGCCTCGCTGCGGGAATACATCCAGACGCTGATCAAGGAATTGCCCGAGCGGGAGCAGACCATCCTCGCCCTCTACTACTTCGAAAACCTCACCCTGCGCGAGATCGCCGGGCTGATGAACCGCACCGAGGCGCGCATCTCCCAGATCCTCGGCAAAATCCTGATGACGCTGCGCACCCAGCTCACCCGCGCCCAGTCCCGGGCGGCCTGATCCGCCTCCTCACCGGCCGGCGCTTCGCCGCACCGCGCCCGCCCGGCCCGCCTGCGTAAAGGTTGCGCGAAAGGCTGAACAATTCCGGCACGGCACAGTATATTACGGGCTCTGGAAAAATTCAGCGCGGCGCGGCCCGAGACCGATCCCGCCTGGCCCGGCCGATCCGCTCCGGCAACCCGCGCTTTTGCACGATCCCAGTCTGTGTGGAGGTGTATTCATGGGTGTGATGAACAAGATGCGCGAGAATACCGGAGTGGTCCTCTGGATTCTCGTCATCGCTTTCGGTGTGATCTGGGTGCTCCAAGACGCCGGCACGTTCGACGTCGTCGGCAACCTGGGCAACCGGCTCGGCTCGGTCGACGGCGACATCATCACCGTCGAGGAATACCAGCAGGCGGTGCAGGCCCAGCTGGACGCCTACCAGCGCCAGAGCGGCGGCGAGGTGCCCCCCCAGATAGCCGACCGGATCCGCGACCAGGTCTTCGACCAGATCGTGGAGAACCGGCTCCGGGAGAAAGAGATGAAGCGCCTCGGCATCGACGTCTCGGACCAGGAGCTGGTCGACATGGTGCTGGGAGACGACCCGCATCCCCTCATCAAACTGTACTTCGGAGACGGCCAGGGCGGCGTCGACCGGGCCGCCCTGGAAAGCTTTCTGGCCAACCCGGACGCCAATGCCTCCTGGATTCAACTCGAGAACATCCTCCGCGCCCAGCGCCGCCAGGAGAAGCTCGACAACCTGATCACGGCCACCGTGCGCATCCCGGAAGCGGAGCTGCGGAATGAATACCTGCGGCGCAACCGCAAGGTGGACACCCGCTTCGTGGCCCTGCGCTATGCCGCCCTGCCGGACGACTCCGTCCAGGTGACCGACCGCGACCTGCGCAACTACTACAACGAACACCGGGAAGACTTCCGGCGGGAACGGTCCTACACCCTGCTCTACGTGACCCTGCCGAAGGTCCCGACCGCCGGGGATACGGCCGCCGTCGTGAACGACCTCCAGAGCCTGCGGGAAGCGTTCGCGCGGACGGACAACGACTCGCTTTTCCTGGCCCGCAACGGCTCGGAACGCCCGTTCACGGACGCCTACTTCCGGCGCGACGAGCTGGATGAGGCCCTCGCCGAAGCCGTCTTCGACGATCCCCGGCCCGGCGAGTTGATCGGCCCCATCTTCTCCGGCGACCTGGTCCACCTCGTCAAGATCCTCGACGTGCGCCCGGCCGAGGAGACGGCCGTGCGCGCGCGCCACATCCTCTTCCGGGCCCCCGAAGGCGACGCCGAAGCCCGTGCCGAGGCCCGCCGCCAGGCGATGGACGTCCGCCGCGAGTTGCTCCGCGGTGCCGACTTCGCCGAAATGGCCCGCCAGCACTCGGCCGACGGCACCCGCGCCCGGGGCGGCGACCTGGGCTGGTTCGGCCCGGGCCGGATGGTCGAGCCCTTCGAGCAAGCCGCCTTCAACGCCCGCGTCGGCGAGATCGTCGGCCCCGTCGAGACCCAGTTCGGCTACCACCTCATCCAGGTGACCGAACGCGCCGACAAAGAGGTGAAGCTGGCCGACCTGGCCCTGCGCATCCGCACCAGCATCGCCACCCTGAACGAGATCCAGGAAACGCTCGGCGACGTGCAGTACTTCGCCGGCGAAAGCGGCGACTTCCGGGCCGAAGCCGAACGGGCCGGCCTGGAGGTCCGCACCGTACAGGTACAGGCGGACCAGCAGTTCATCCCCGGCATCGGCAACAGCACCACCCTGCGCAACTTCCTCGAACGTGCCGAGCCGGGTGACGTCTCCGACGTGATCGAGCTCGACGAGCAGTTCGTCGTGGTCCAGCTGGAGACGGTGACCCCGGAAGGTTATCGCCCGTTCGAGGAGGTCCGCGCCCAGATCGAACCGCGCGTGAAGAACCAGAAGAAGGCGGCCATCCAGAGCCGGCGGCTGCGCGAAGCCCTGGCGGCACACGGTTTTGACGGGCTGGCCGCCGCCCTGCCCGGCGCCATCGAACAGACGGCCACCGGCCTCTCCTACCAGAGCGTCACCGTCCCCGGCCTGGGACGCGAGCCGGCCTTCGTCGGCACGGCCCTCGCCCTGAACGAAGGAGACGTCTCCGACGTGATCGAAGGCAACAACGCCGCCTTCGTGCTCCAGGTGACCCGGGTGGAGGAACCGC
This window contains:
- a CDS encoding sigma-70 family RNA polymerase sigma factor, which produces MAQDLQAHAVRYAREPNEANREAVVLAAIPLVRSVVGRLSIPDHPLATREDLENVGILGLLQALEGYDPERGTPFVSYAYGRIRGALVDYLRSIDALPRERRRKLAEAHQALDTLRQVLGAEPSDQDVADYLGISLVEYHTLLRDAQCRFSLSLHSPVDVDGEQIVLETIPNEDTFQAFEQIDRASLREYIQTLIKELPEREQTILALYYFENLTLREIAGLMNRTEARISQILGKILMTLRTQLTRAQSRAA
- a CDS encoding P-loop NTPase, translating into MKRRPMILAFVSGKGGVGKSVLAVNLAETLCRQGHRVALLDVDLGQGACAVLLNETPVASVLDAVRGKARLIETLHETTGGFTLVQAVAEAAGADGLEHKLFRELDTLLGDLRRTHDVILLDAPAGVDGAVRWALDRADLGLLVLVGEPTAIADAYRLAKFVWQNDPAYPLGALVNYAEDEADARSVAERFSRITAHFTGQETLYFGWVPFSAHIRRSVREQCPAVRTFSPVARVFDRLGRALTAGRPVPLEAPAS
- a CDS encoding peptidylprolyl isomerase; translated protein: MRENTGVVLWILVIAFGVIWVLQDAGTFDVVGNLGNRLGSVDGDIITVEEYQQAVQAQLDAYQRQSGGEVPPQIADRIRDQVFDQIVENRLREKEMKRLGIDVSDQELVDMVLGDDPHPLIKLYFGDGQGGVDRAALESFLANPDANASWIQLENILRAQRRQEKLDNLITATVRIPEAELRNEYLRRNRKVDTRFVALRYAALPDDSVQVTDRDLRNYYNEHREDFRRERSYTLLYVTLPKVPTAGDTAAVVNDLQSLREAFARTDNDSLFLARNGSERPFTDAYFRRDELDEALAEAVFDDPRPGELIGPIFSGDLVHLVKILDVRPAEETAVRARHILFRAPEGDAEARAEARRQAMDVRRELLRGADFAEMARQHSADGTRARGGDLGWFGPGRMVEPFEQAAFNARVGEIVGPVETQFGYHLIQVTERADKEVKLADLALRIRTSIATLNEIQETLGDVQYFAGESGDFRAEAERAGLEVRTVQVQADQQFIPGIGNSTTLRNFLERAEPGDVSDVIELDEQFVVVQLETVTPEGYRPFEEVRAQIEPRVKNQKKAAIQSRRLREALAAHGFDGLAAALPGAIEQTATGLSYQSVTVPGLGREPAFVGTALALNEGDVSDVIEGNNAAFVLQVTRVEEPPAPTAADLEQLRTTLLRQRQNLVRNQWITALREEADITDNRRFFFQ
- a CDS encoding flagellar biosynthesis protein FlhF — protein: MHVKTLTGPSIHALLAEARTRFGDDVVLLESEPARGDRPARITVMTDRLPPASEAPPAREEPALALVADTGLAEVAAGGASTPGEPVRAAGYGYRKRPLHRTETTRAELSPEAVPEPPRTPGRDRLFVPPAPTASTDAGGTDRVAARLDRLEERLAAFEHRLGNALIGMSQPWMGLPVYGRLLAAGLRTRTLTRLFERLSRDGFGPDEDPARLQWAVAHRLREMLNVPSPRTCDGTQLFIGPSGAGKTALQIKLAKNPRFLGRHQTSVIVIRPEEETDLCYQNPVELYRRFDLPTQTVASPAEMEAAMERARRFAYVLIDTPPMPLRLPEARRFLERLIHITAPITPLQVHLVLNAAGLLDGFTPDFLGRLPLHPDTLALTHLDEAGTLGHVAECLMALQLPVQFTTDGPGALDHIRSYSATWFVEELLGLRIVERDTAPAAWSLL